In one Halorubrum sp. CBA1229 genomic region, the following are encoded:
- a CDS encoding universal stress protein codes for MFETTNGSGDEGPTVMVAVSNPRTESALVTLAGAIARHEGGRVLATHVVTVPDQTSLEKAAENRTGLDESSEELLAAAAADAEAFDVPIETKTILSHRGIEEVFDAARTNDADTVVMGYGGTRFAGGRVEGSLDEVARDLPCDFLVLDGRRLDPSDVLVPTAGGPSSDLSAEVAAALRNVSDADLTLLHVVEPGDEAAGREFLADWAAGHDLGDAELRVETGDVEETLGRVGEEYDLVIVGATERGLLSRIVRGSLAYEAIETLDTPVLLAERPSSRSLRERLFGRR; via the coding sequence GTGTTCGAGACGACGAACGGGTCCGGAGACGAGGGCCCGACGGTCATGGTCGCGGTGTCGAACCCGCGCACGGAGAGCGCGCTCGTCACGCTCGCGGGCGCGATCGCCCGGCACGAGGGCGGTCGCGTGCTCGCGACGCACGTCGTCACGGTCCCGGACCAGACGTCGCTGGAGAAGGCCGCCGAGAACCGCACCGGTCTCGACGAGTCCTCCGAGGAGCTGCTGGCCGCCGCGGCCGCCGACGCCGAGGCGTTCGACGTGCCGATCGAGACGAAGACGATCCTCTCGCACCGCGGGATCGAGGAGGTGTTCGACGCCGCGCGGACGAACGACGCCGACACCGTCGTGATGGGCTACGGCGGGACCCGGTTCGCCGGCGGGCGCGTCGAGGGGTCGCTGGACGAGGTCGCTCGCGACCTCCCGTGCGACTTCCTCGTCTTGGACGGCCGCCGGCTGGATCCATCCGACGTGCTCGTGCCGACCGCCGGCGGCCCCTCCTCCGACCTCTCCGCGGAGGTCGCGGCGGCCCTCCGGAACGTTTCCGACGCTGACCTCACGTTGCTGCACGTCGTCGAGCCGGGGGACGAGGCGGCCGGCCGGGAGTTCCTCGCCGACTGGGCGGCCGGACACGACCTCGGCGACGCGGAACTGCGCGTCGAGACGGGCGACGTCGAGGAGACGCTCGGTCGCGTCGGCGAGGAGTACGACCTCGTGATCGTCGGCGCGACCGAGCGCGGGCTCCTCTCGCGTATCGTTCGGGGGTCGCTGGCATACGAGGCGATCGAAACCCTCGACACGCCGGTGTTGCTCGCGGAGCGCCCCTCGTCTCGGTCGCTTCGTGAACGGTTGTTCGGTCGGCGCTGA